From a region of the Enterobacter sp. JBIWA008 genome:
- a CDS encoding DinI family protein, with the protein MFVELVYDKRNVEGLEGAREIILAELTKRVHQIFPDAEVKVKPMQANGLNSDASKSDREKLNRMLEDMFEEADMWLVSEFPTVRQVGL; encoded by the coding sequence ATGTTCGTTGAACTGGTTTATGACAAACGCAATGTAGAGGGGCTCGAAGGAGCCAGAGAAATTATTCTGGCCGAGCTGACGAAGCGGGTGCACCAGATTTTCCCTGATGCCGAAGTGAAGGTGAAGCCGATGCAGGCAAACGGCCTGAATAGCGATGCCAGCAAAAGCGATCGGGAAAAACTGAACCGCATGCTGGAAGATATGTTTGAAGAGGCCGATATGTGGCTGGTATCTGAGTTCCCGACAGTTCGCCAGGTTGGGCTGTAA